GTGTCGGGCGCTCTTGAGAGCAACAGCCCCTTCATCAAGCTGAAGGATGACAAGGGAACCGTGTATATCGTGCCCGCCGCCTCGTTCGCCTACATCGAGGTTGGATCCGAAGAAGCCCGACGCGTCGGGTTCGTCGCCTAGCCATGGAGCTGCTCTTCGTGGCAGTGATTGTCGCGGCGCTCGGTCTCGGCATCCGCTACCTGGTGCCCGGTCATGAGACCTACGGCGTGTTGCTGCTGCCCGCGATCGCCACGGCGGTCGGCATGATCGTCTGGGTGGTGCTGCTCTGGACGGGCTTCACCTTCGACGGCGGCTGGATCTGGGTGTGGAGCATCCTCGCCTCGGTGCTCGCCTCGGTCGCGGTCGCCCTGGTGTTGCCGCGCCGGCGCAAGGCGGACGACGCCCAGCTGCGCGCATCCCTCGGTATCTGACCGTCGGTACCCGAGCCCGCGCGGTCTGAACCCGTGCGGTCCGAACCCGTGCGGTCGCCTCGAAGCTACGCGGTGAGGCCCAGCGCGTCCATCCGGCGCGTGTGTGCGGCGATCAGCTCGGTGAGCACCGGCTCGATCCGCGCCTCGTCGTTGTCTCGGTTGTCGGAGTGCACGAGCGAGGCGCGCGCCAGCAGCATGGCGTCACCGATCAGACGCCGACCCCACATGGCCAGCCGTGACGCCAACGCGGCGTCGGCCTCGATGGCTTCCCTCAGTTCCTCGAACAGGGCGTCCTGGGCCGACTTGCCCGACAGCGACTCGATCGCCCGTTCGGCGTCGTTTCCGCTGAGCCCACCGGCGAGGCCGATGAAGAAGTCGTCGAGGAACCCGATCGCCACGTAGGCGGTCATCAGTTTCTCGTGCCAGTCGTCACCCTGCACCCGAAGGCGGAAGTCGTCGATCCGCCCCGCGCTCTCGTTCATCAGCTCGGCGGCGGACTTGCCCCGGCGCTCGATCGCCTTCACCAGTTCGCGATGCTTGGTGAGCGAGCCCTGCGCGGCATTCGACAGCCGGGCCTTGGACGCGGTGGTCGGTGCGGCCAGCACGGTCTGGGCGACCAGCTCGAAGTTCGACAGCTGTAAATAGGCGACTTCAGCAAGGAATGGCAGGATGGCTGGTGCCAGTTCAGCGAGTTCCACTCGTGACGCCTTGGACACCGCCGATCGTGGCTTCACCGTGGGCGCGTCAACCAGGTCGCGCGCACGACGGAACCAATTCACCACGACGCCAGCATACGGCCCTGCCACGGGGCAGCCGTGTTGGCGGCTAAACTGAATTAGCTTTCCTCTATATACGACAGGCGCAATCTTTGACTTTCAGCGATCTCAACATCGACCAGGACATGGTCGACGCTCTCGCAGCGAAGGGGATCATCGAACCCTTCCCGATCCAGAGCCAGACCATCCCGCTCGCACTGAGCGGCCAAGACATCATCGGACAGGCCAAGACCGGCACGGGTAAGACCTTCGGGTTCGGCCTGCCGCTGATCCAGCGGCTCGGCCCGGACCCGGAACCTGGCGTGCAGGCGCTCGTCGTGGTCCCCACCCGCGAGCTCGCCGTCCAGGTCTCCGAAGACCTCGAGATCGCGACATCCAATCGCAACACCAGCGTGGTCGCCATCTACGGCGGCAAGGCCTATGAGGGCCAGGTTGCCCAGCTCAAGGCCGGCGCGCAGATCGTGGTCGGCACTCCCGGCCGTCTGCTCGACCTCGCCGGGCAGCGGCTGCTCAGCCTCGCCAACGTCAAGGTGATGGTGCTCGACGAGGCAGACAAGATGCTCGACCTCGGCTTCCTCTCCGACGTCGAGAAGCTGTTCGCGCAGACCTCGCCGACCCGGCACACCATGCTGTTCTCGGCGACGATGCCCGGCCCGGTTGTGGCCCTGGCGCGTCGGTTCATGAGCCGGCCGATCCACATCCGCGCCACTGACCCCGATGAGGGACTCACCCAGGCGAACATCGAGCACCTCGTCTACCGCGCGCACAACATGGACAAGGATGAGGTCATCTCCCGCATCCTGCAGGCCGACGGCCGCGGCAAGACCGTCATCTTCACCCGCACCAAGCGTGCGGCGGCGAAGCTCGTCGAGGAGCTCGGCGACCGTGGCTTCAACGCCACCTCCGTGCACGGCGACCTCAACCAGGAACAGCGCGAACGCGCCATGGCGGCGTTCAAGGCCGGTAAGAAGGACATCCTGATCGCTACGGATGTCGCGGCCCGCGGCATCGACGTGGATGACGTCACCCACGTGATCAACCACACCATCCCCGAAGACGAGAAGGCCTACCTGCACCGCGTGGGCCGCACCGGCCGCGCCGGCAAGACCGGCATCGCCGTGACCTTCGTGGACTGGGACGACCTGCACAAGTGGGCGCTCATCAACCGCGCCCTCGAGTTCGGCCAGCCGGAGCCCACCGAGACCTACTCGTCGAGCCCGCACCTGTTCAGCGACCTCAACATTCCGACCAGCGCCAAGGGCCGGCTGAAGTCGACGCCCGCCGCGCCGCACGCCGAGCGCGAACCGCGGGAGTCGCGCGAGTCGCGGGAGCCTCGCGAGTCGAAGGACACCGCGCAGCGCAACCGCAGCCGAAGCCGCACCCGCACCGCTCCGGCCGCGGATGGCACGACGGCTCCCGAGCAGAAGCCGGCAGGCGCCGGAGCGCACGACGGCACCGGGCCCGCCCGTCGCCGTCGCACCCGTCGCCGTCCGAGCGCAGGGTCGACCACGCCGCCACCCGCCGCGTAGGCAGCAGACCGCGTAGCTAGCCGCCCGCACAGGCGGAAAAAGCACGGAGGGGAGGCCACAACCGCGAGGTTTTGGCCTCCCCTCCGCGCTTTCCCCTCGGCGCGTGCGATGCCGCAGCCGGCGCGAATTACCCGGCGAAGGGCTCCGACCCGCTCGCCAGGGCCAGGATGCGCTCCAGCTGGTCCGGCGCGGTGGTGTTCTCGCCCAGCCGGTTCGGTTTGCCGTCGGCGTGGTAGTCGCTTGATCCGGTGACGATCAGGTCGTAGGTCTCGGCGTAGCGGCGCAACACGGCCTTGCCGGCCTCCGTGTTCTCCCGGTGTCCGATCTCGAGGCCGGCGAGTCCCGCGGCGATCAGCTCCCGCAGCTCGGCTTCCGGCACGACGGCCCGCTGGCCGCCGGTGCCGGGATGCGCCAGCACGGCCACTCCCCCGGCCTCGGTGATCATCCGGATGCCGGCGAGCGGGCTGGGAGCATAGTGCGGCTCGTAGTATCCGCTCTTCCAGTGCAGCATGCTGGCGAAGGCGGCACTACGGTTCGGGGCGTGTCCGCGCGCCACCAGCGCGTCGGCGATGTGCGGGCGCCCGATCGTCGCCCCCTCGGTTGACTGCGCGAGCACATCGTCCCAGGTGAGCTCGAAGTCGGCCGAGAGGCGCTGCACGATGCGTTCCGCGCGGTGCAGCCGGCCACTGCGAATCCGGGCCGTCTCGGCGATCAACGCCGCATTGGCGGGATCGAATAGGTAGCCGAGCACGTGCACGCTCGCGAACTGCACGCGGGTGCTGAGCTCCATGCCGGGAATCACCATCAGACCGGTTCCGGATGCCGCGCTCCTGGCCTCCTCCCACCCGGCCGTGGAGTCGTGGTCGGTCAACGCCACCGTGTCCAGCCCCGCGGCCAGCGCCGAGCGGATCAACTGGGTGGGAGTCTCGGTGCCATCCGACACGCTGCTGTGCGTGTGCAGGTCAATTGACCGGGAATGTGCGGAGGACGGCATGCACCCATCGTATTGGCGGTGCGCTGTGACCGGTTGTGCAGGCGATCCGGTTATGCTCTGGGGGCCATGTTCGCCCGCATCCTCTCCGCCGTGATCACCGTGGCGGTCGGGGTGCTGTTGCTGATCCTGGCCTGGCCGCAACTGTTCGACCTGGAACAGGCGCCGATCATCGCGCAGGTGGTGTCGTTGCGCAGCGTCTCGGTCGCCGCCGGAGCCATCGGCGCGCTGCTGCTGCTGGTGCTTTCGCTGGCCTTCCGACGCACCCGCCGCTTCTTCGGCACGCTCGCCACACTGTTCGTGGTGTTCTCACTGATCAGCGCCGTGGTGCTGGCCTCCCGCGGGTTCGGCAACCCGGCGCCGGATGACGCGCCCACCGACGTGACGGTGCTCGCCTGGAACACCCTCGGCGACGCCCCCGGCGCCGCGGCGATCGCCGACCTCGCGGTCGCGAACCAGGCCGATGTGATCGCGCTGCCGGAAACCACCAAGGACATGGGCGTCGAGGTTGCCAACCTGATGCGTGCCGCCGGCCGGCCGATGTGGGTGCACACGACCGCGTTCGACGACGAGCTGAAGGCGCAGTCCACCACGCTGCTGATCAGCCCTGACCTCGGCACCTACACGGTGCGGAAGGACATCGGCGACACTCGCGTGCTGCCCACGGTAGTGGCGACCCCCGACGATGGCAGCGGCCCGACCATCGCGTCGGTGCACCCGGTGTCGCCCATCCCGCAGCAGATGCGCAACTGGCGCGCCGACCTGCAGTGGCTCGCCGGGCTGTGCGCAACCGGCGACGGCAGCGTGATCCTCGCCGGCGACTTCAACGCGACCATCGACCACCTCACCGGGCTCGGGGTAGATGGCGCCACCCTCGGCGCCTGCACCGACGCGGCCGCCGCCACCGGCAACGGCGCGGTCGGCACCTGGCCCACCATGTTCCCGGCGCTGGTCGGCGCCCCGATCGACCACGTCATGGCCACCGCAGACTGGGTGGCGACCGGGGTGCGGGTGATCGACACCCACGACGACTTCGGCAGCGACCACCGTCCGCTGGTCGTCAAGCTTCAGCAGGCAGGGTAGAAGATAGAGGTATGGCTGATTCCACTACCGAGGCTCCCCCCGCAACGTCAAACCGTTCGACCACTCCCGCGTCCGACACCTTCAAGCACTACATCTCTGACGGATGGGCGGAACAGGCCCCGGCGCGGGTGTCGCCGCGCCAGCAGGCCGCGTACGCGGCCACCCGTCGCGCGAGCCTCTCGGCACAGTTCCCCGGCAAGACCCTGATCATCCCGGCAGGCGCAGCGAAGCAGCGCTCGAACGACACCGACTACGCCTACCGCGCGCACTCCGCGTTCAGCCACCTCACCGGCTGGGCCTCCGACACCGTGCCCGGCGCGGTACTGGTGCTGCAGCCGACCGCGAACGGCCACGAGGCCACCCTGTACTTCCGGGAAAGCGCCGGCCGCGACTCCGACGAGTTCTACGCCAACTCCGACATCGGCGAGTTCTGGACCGGCCCCCGCCCCTCGCTCGCCCACGTGGCCACCGAGCTGGGCCTCGCGACCACCAACCTCGCCGACTTCACCGCCGTGCTCGAGCACCTCGACGCGCACACCCTGGTGATCCGGGAAGCCGACACCGCCATCACCGAGCACATCGACGGCCGCCGGCTGCTCGCCGCCGATCCCAGTGACATCTCCTCCCCCGAGACCGACGGCGACGACGAGCTCGCCCGCGCCACGAGCGAGCTGCGCCTGGTCAAGGACGACTACGAGATCGCCCAGATGCGCGACGCCGTCGCCGCGACCCAGCTCGGCTTCGACGACGTGCTGGCCGACCTGCCGCAGATCATCGCGCACCCGCGCGGCGAACGCCTGGTGGAGGGCACGTTCAACCGCCGCGCCCGCGCCGAGGGCAACACGGTCGGCTACGACACCATCGCCGCGTCCGGGCCGCACGCCTGCATCCTGCACTGGACCCGCAACGACGGCCCCGTCGTGCACGGCGACCTGGTGCTGCTTGACGCCGGTATCGAACTCGACAGCCTGTACACCGCAGACATCACCCGCACCTTCCCGGTGAACGGCACCTTCAGCGAGGTGCAGCGCAAGGTCTACGAGGCGGTCAGGGAGGCAGCGGATGCCGCACTCGCGATCGTTCGGCCCGGCATCCGGTTCCGTGACATCCACGCCGAGGCGATGAAGGTGATCGCCGCGAAGACCGCCGAGTGGGGCCTGCTGCCGGTGAGCGCCGAGGAGTCCCTCGAGCCGGATCACCAGTACCACCGCCGCTACATGGTGCACGGCACCAGCCACCACCTCGGCCTCGACGTGCACGACTGCGCCCAGGCGCGTCGCGAGATGTACCACGACGGCATCGTGGAAGCCGGCATGGTGTTCACCATCGAGCCTGGCCTGTACTTCCAGCCTGACGATCTCACCGTGCCGGTCGAAATGCGCGGCATCGGCGTGCGGATCGAAGACAACATCCTCGTCACCGAGACCGGCGCCGAGAACCTGTCGGCCGGCATCCCGCGCACCGCGGACGAGATCGAAGCCTGGCTGGCGGCATCCGCCCGGTAGGTCGGGCTAGTGCTTCGTGGGCTCGGGCCGCTCCAGGGCGGCCTGAGCCTTCGCGGTGAGGTTCGGGTCCACCAGGATCTGGTAGTTCGTGGCCAACACCTGGGTCATCGACGTGAAGTCACGCCGACGCCGGCTCACCGTGTAGGTGGCGAGGTTGAACAGCATCCCGAATCCGGCGCCGATCAGGGCGGCGGATGCCACGACCGCCAGGTTCGGCGTTGGCGTGAAGATGAACAGCAACAGTCCGAGGAACAAACCGAACCAAGCGCCGCTGGCGGCACCGGCCAAAGCGGCGCGTCCGTAGCTGAGTTTGCCGGTCACCCGTTCCACGGTCTTCAGGTCGTTGCCGATGATTGACAGCTTCTTCACCTCGAAGTCGGCCTTGGCGAGCCGGTCGACGATTTTCTGAGCTTCGACGTAGGTCTCGTAGGTGCCGAGCACATCCCCTCGCGGCAGGGACGGCGTGGTCGCTCCGCGGCGGGAAAACGGGCTCTGATTGGTCATTGACCTATTCTCGCACCACCCGCCCGGGATCCGCTGAACGGCGTCGCGGCCGCCCGGCCTCACCGAGTGTGTCGGGCAAACGGACTACCCTGTCACTGTGAGCGGCACCAGAGTTTTCGTCGCCCGATTGGCCGGGTGTTCCGTTTTCGACCCCGCGGGCGACCGGGTCGGCAAGGTGCGCGATGTGCTCGTGGTCTACCGCAAGAACGCCTCTCCCCGTGTGGTGGGTCTCATCGTCGAGGTGCCGGGCAAGCGTCGCGTGTTCATGTCGATCGGCAGGGTCACCAGCATTGGCTCCGGCCAGATCATCACCACCGGGCTGATCAACCTGCGCCGCTTCGAGCAGCGCGGCGGCGAGGTGCGAGTGATCGCCGAACTGCTCGGCCGGAGGGTGGCGCTTCGCGACGGCTCGGGCGAGGCAACCATCGAGGATGTCGCCATCGAACAACTCCCCTCGGGCGAATGGGATATCGCGCAGCTGTTCGTGCGCCGTCCGCGCACCAGCGGCGGGCCATTCGGCAAGGGACCGACGATGTTCGCCGACTGGACCGAGGTGCGCGAGGAGACTGCGACCGGTGAGTCGCAGAGCGCAGAACAGCTGATCGCCACCTACTCCGACCTGGTACCGGCCGACCTTGCGAACGCGCTGCTCGACCTGCCGGAGGAACGGCGCCACGAAGTCGCCGAGGAGCTATCAGACGACCGGCTCGCCGACGCCCTCGAGGAGATGCCGGAGACCGCCCAGGTCGCCATCCTGAACATGCTCGACGACAAGCGAGCCGCCGACGTGCTCGACCACATGCAACCGGATGACGCCGCCGACCTGCTCGCCCAGTTCTCCGACGAGCGCGGGGAGGTGCTGCTCGGTCTGATGGAGCCGGAAGAGGCGGAGGACGTGCGGATGCTGCTCTCCTACGACGCTGACACCGCCGGCGGTCTGATGACCACCGAGCCGATCATCGTGTCGGCCGACGCCACGGTCGCGGAGGCGCTGGCTTTGATCCAGCGGCACGAGCTGGCGCCGGCGCTCGGCGCGGCGGTCTGTGTCACCCTGCCGCCGTACGAGGCGCCCACCGGCCGGTTCCTCGGCATGGTGCACTTCCAGCGCCTGCTGCGCTACCCGCCGGGCGAGCGGGTGGGCACGCTGCTCGACCAGAGCCTGGAAGCGGTGCACACCAGCACGAGCGCCGCCGAGGTTTCCCGTCGACTGGCGACCTACGACCTGGTCTCCCTGCCCGTGGTGGACGATTCGCACCGGCTGGTCGGGGTGGTGACCATCGACGACGTGCTCGACTACCTGCTGCCAGACGACTGGCGCAGCGCTGACGACGAGCCCGGTCCGCGCCCCAGTAAACGACCACACCCCTCGGCACAGGGAAGGAGGACCGGCAGTGGCCCGTCACGATAACAACTCGCGCATGGAGTCCCCCAAGGGTCTCCGCACGCCGTTCATGGCGCGCTTCGGCGGACGCCGGGACCGGTTCGGCCGATTCACCGAGTCATTCGCTCGTGGCATGGGGACCCCGTGGTTCCTGATCGGCATGACGGTGTTCTGCGTGGTCTGGGTGACCTGGAACACGCTCGCGCCGACGGAAGCCCAATTCGACCCGCGGTTGCTCAACTTCACCCTGCTGACGCTCATCCTGTCGCTGCAGGCGTCGTACGCGGCCCCGCTGCTGCTGCTCGCGCAGAACCGCCAGGATGACCGTGACCGCGTGCAGATCGAGCAGGACCGCCAGCGCGCCGAGCGCAACCTGGCCGACACCGAGTACCTGGCCCGCGAGGTAGTGTCGCTGCGGCTTGCCGTGCGCGATCTCGCGTCGAAGGATTTCATCCGTGCCGAGCTGAAGGCACTGCTCGAGGAGCTCGACGAACGGGACAAGAAGGAAACGCCGGTTGACTAACGACGTTGAGGCGCGCATCCGCCAAGCCCTCACCCGCGTGCTTGACCCCGAGATCCGCAAACCGATCACCGAGCTCGACATGGTCGGCGACATCCGGGTGCAGGATGGCGCGGCATCCGTTGGAGTGATGTTGACGATCGTCGGATGCCCCGCCGCCGACACCATCGAACGTGACGTGCGACAGGCCACCGCCGCGGTGGCCGGCGTCAGCAGCGTCGACGTCGACGTGACCGTGATGACCAAGGGGCAGCGCGAGGCGCTGACCGCGAAGCTGCGCGGCGGCCGGCCGAAGACGCTGCAGTTCGGCCCGGACTCGCTCACCCGCATCTATGCGGTCACCAGCGGCAAGGGCGGGGTCGGCAAATCTACCCTCACCGCCAACCTCGCGGTGGCCCTCGCAGCCCGCGGGCTGGCGGTTGGGCTGGTGGACGCCGACGTGTTCGGCTTCTCGATCCCCGGCATCCTCGGCATCGAGGGCGCCAAGCCCACCCAGGTGAACGACATGATCCTGCCGCCGGTGGTGCACGGGGTGAAGGTGATCTCGATCGGCATGTTCGTCGACGGCTCCTCCACCGCGGTCGCCTGGCGCGGGCCGATGCTGCACCGCACCATCCAGCAGTTCCTCACCGACGTGTACTTCGGTGACCTCGACGTGCTGCTGCTCGACCTGCCGCCTGGCACCGGAGACATCGCGATCTCGATCGGGCAGCTGCTGCCGCAGGCCGAGGTGCTGGTCGTCACGACTCCTCAACCGGCGGCGGCGGATGTCGCGGAGCGTAGCGGCCTCGTCGCGCGGCAGACCGGGCAGAGCGTGCTCGGCGTGGTGGAGAACATGGCAGGGCTGACGCAGCCCGACGGCAGCGTCCTCGACCTGTTCGGCTCGGGCGGCGGCGCCGAGACCGCCCGCCGTCTGGACGTGCCGCTGCTAGCCTCTGTGCCGCTCAGCGTGGCGCTGCGCGCCGGTGGCGACGCGGGGGCGCCCATCGTGCTCGCCGACCCGTCAGATCCCGCCGCAGCGGCGATCAGCGCGGTCGCCGACGTGCTGGCCACCCGCGGCCGCAACCTCGCCGGGCGCAAGCTGGGCTTCAGCGTCAGCTGACGGCGGCGGCGCGACCGCGCGACCGCCGCGGCTGCGCGACCGCGCGACAGATGGTGGCCAGACTGTCGCGGCAGGCGTGCACAGAACGGCAGCGATTCGCGGTGACACGCCGCGTTTCACCGCCGTCGCACGGCGTGGCGTCGCGAAACGCTGCCGTTCTGCGCGGGCCAGGGTCTCGACAAGCTCGACCAACGGGCGTGCGCTCGACCAGCGGGCGTGA
This Salinibacterium sp. ZJ450 DNA region includes the following protein-coding sequences:
- a CDS encoding DUF3107 domain-containing protein, which gives rise to MDIRIGIANSPRELSFESSQSAAEIEASVSGALESNSPFIKLKDDKGTVYIVPAASFAYIEVGSEEARRVGFVA
- a CDS encoding DUF1003 domain-containing protein, with the translated sequence MARHDNNSRMESPKGLRTPFMARFGGRRDRFGRFTESFARGMGTPWFLIGMTVFCVVWVTWNTLAPTEAQFDPRLLNFTLLTLILSLQASYAAPLLLLAQNRQDDRDRVQIEQDRQRAERNLADTEYLAREVVSLRLAVRDLASKDFIRAELKALLEELDERDKKETPVD
- a CDS encoding general stress protein → MTNQSPFSRRGATTPSLPRGDVLGTYETYVEAQKIVDRLAKADFEVKKLSIIGNDLKTVERVTGKLSYGRAALAGAASGAWFGLFLGLLLFIFTPTPNLAVVASAALIGAGFGMLFNLATYTVSRRRRDFTSMTQVLATNYQILVDPNLTAKAQAALERPEPTKH
- a CDS encoding DEAD/DEAH box helicase, yielding MTFSDLNIDQDMVDALAAKGIIEPFPIQSQTIPLALSGQDIIGQAKTGTGKTFGFGLPLIQRLGPDPEPGVQALVVVPTRELAVQVSEDLEIATSNRNTSVVAIYGGKAYEGQVAQLKAGAQIVVGTPGRLLDLAGQRLLSLANVKVMVLDEADKMLDLGFLSDVEKLFAQTSPTRHTMLFSATMPGPVVALARRFMSRPIHIRATDPDEGLTQANIEHLVYRAHNMDKDEVISRILQADGRGKTVIFTRTKRAAAKLVEELGDRGFNATSVHGDLNQEQRERAMAAFKAGKKDILIATDVAARGIDVDDVTHVINHTIPEDEKAYLHRVGRTGRAGKTGIAVTFVDWDDLHKWALINRALEFGQPEPTETYSSSPHLFSDLNIPTSAKGRLKSTPAAPHAEREPRESRESREPRESKDTAQRNRSRSRTRTAPAADGTTAPEQKPAGAGAHDGTGPARRRRTRRRPSAGSTTPPPAA
- a CDS encoding ferritin-like fold-containing protein, which translates into the protein MVNWFRRARDLVDAPTVKPRSAVSKASRVELAELAPAILPFLAEVAYLQLSNFELVAQTVLAAPTTASKARLSNAAQGSLTKHRELVKAIERRGKSAAELMNESAGRIDDFRLRVQGDDWHEKLMTAYVAIGFLDDFFIGLAGGLSGNDAERAIESLSGKSAQDALFEELREAIEADAALASRLAMWGRRLIGDAMLLARASLVHSDNRDNDEARIEPVLTELIAAHTRRMDALGLTA
- a CDS encoding aminopeptidase P family protein; translation: MADSTTEAPPATSNRSTTPASDTFKHYISDGWAEQAPARVSPRQQAAYAATRRASLSAQFPGKTLIIPAGAAKQRSNDTDYAYRAHSAFSHLTGWASDTVPGAVLVLQPTANGHEATLYFRESAGRDSDEFYANSDIGEFWTGPRPSLAHVATELGLATTNLADFTAVLEHLDAHTLVIREADTAITEHIDGRRLLAADPSDISSPETDGDDELARATSELRLVKDDYEIAQMRDAVAATQLGFDDVLADLPQIIAHPRGERLVEGTFNRRARAEGNTVGYDTIAASGPHACILHWTRNDGPVVHGDLVLLDAGIELDSLYTADITRTFPVNGTFSEVQRKVYEAVREAADAALAIVRPGIRFRDIHAEAMKVIAAKTAEWGLLPVSAEESLEPDHQYHRRYMVHGTSHHLGLDVHDCAQARREMYHDGIVEAGMVFTIEPGLYFQPDDLTVPVEMRGIGVRIEDNILVTETGAENLSAGIPRTADEIEAWLAASAR
- a CDS encoding PHP domain-containing protein, encoding MPSSAHSRSIDLHTHSSVSDGTETPTQLIRSALAAGLDTVALTDHDSTAGWEEARSAASGTGLMVIPGMELSTRVQFASVHVLGYLFDPANAALIAETARIRSGRLHRAERIVQRLSADFELTWDDVLAQSTEGATIGRPHIADALVARGHAPNRSAAFASMLHWKSGYYEPHYAPSPLAGIRMITEAGGVAVLAHPGTGGQRAVVPEAELRELIAAGLAGLEIGHRENTEAGKAVLRRYAETYDLIVTGSSDYHADGKPNRLGENTTAPDQLERILALASGSEPFAG
- a CDS encoding endonuclease/exonuclease/phosphatase family protein — encoded protein: MFARILSAVITVAVGVLLLILAWPQLFDLEQAPIIAQVVSLRSVSVAAGAIGALLLLVLSLAFRRTRRFFGTLATLFVVFSLISAVVLASRGFGNPAPDDAPTDVTVLAWNTLGDAPGAAAIADLAVANQADVIALPETTKDMGVEVANLMRAAGRPMWVHTTAFDDELKAQSTTLLISPDLGTYTVRKDIGDTRVLPTVVATPDDGSGPTIASVHPVSPIPQQMRNWRADLQWLAGLCATGDGSVILAGDFNATIDHLTGLGVDGATLGACTDAAAATGNGAVGTWPTMFPALVGAPIDHVMATADWVATGVRVIDTHDDFGSDHRPLVVKLQQAG
- a CDS encoding Mrp/NBP35 family ATP-binding protein, which codes for MTNDVEARIRQALTRVLDPEIRKPITELDMVGDIRVQDGAASVGVMLTIVGCPAADTIERDVRQATAAVAGVSSVDVDVTVMTKGQREALTAKLRGGRPKTLQFGPDSLTRIYAVTSGKGGVGKSTLTANLAVALAARGLAVGLVDADVFGFSIPGILGIEGAKPTQVNDMILPPVVHGVKVISIGMFVDGSSTAVAWRGPMLHRTIQQFLTDVYFGDLDVLLLDLPPGTGDIAISIGQLLPQAEVLVVTTPQPAAADVAERSGLVARQTGQSVLGVVENMAGLTQPDGSVLDLFGSGGGAETARRLDVPLLASVPLSVALRAGGDAGAPIVLADPSDPAAAAISAVADVLATRGRNLAGRKLGFSVS
- a CDS encoding magnesium transporter MgtE N-terminal domain-containing protein — encoded protein: MSGTRVFVARLAGCSVFDPAGDRVGKVRDVLVVYRKNASPRVVGLIVEVPGKRRVFMSIGRVTSIGSGQIITTGLINLRRFEQRGGEVRVIAELLGRRVALRDGSGEATIEDVAIEQLPSGEWDIAQLFVRRPRTSGGPFGKGPTMFADWTEVREETATGESQSAEQLIATYSDLVPADLANALLDLPEERRHEVAEELSDDRLADALEEMPETAQVAILNMLDDKRAADVLDHMQPDDAADLLAQFSDERGEVLLGLMEPEEAEDVRMLLSYDADTAGGLMTTEPIIVSADATVAEALALIQRHELAPALGAAVCVTLPPYEAPTGRFLGMVHFQRLLRYPPGERVGTLLDQSLEAVHTSTSAAEVSRRLATYDLVSLPVVDDSHRLVGVVTIDDVLDYLLPDDWRSADDEPGPRPSKRPHPSAQGRRTGSGPSR